The sequence below is a genomic window from Haematobia irritans isolate KBUSLIRL chromosome 3, ASM5000362v1, whole genome shotgun sequence.
AGAAAAGCCAGAGAAGAAGCAAGAAAATACAAATGGCAAAAATTTAACACCAGAAGCTACAAAAGAGTGTTCGAAAAACTAAAACGAGGAAAAAATTGACACTAGCACCATAGCATTGGAATATAGAGAAAACCCTCCAAGGTCTTAAGAATGACAAAGATGGTGGAGACGGCTATGTGACATGGACAAAAACGCCAAGGCAAAAATTCTTGGctaaaatttaaacgaaaataCAAAGAAGGCACAACCACACACTAGCCAATTTAAAGTCAATCACAAGAAATtcttttcgttattttttttttttttgctttcaatttggttttcgttaaattgtgaaaaatgttgGCATACCAAATGTATGCtttggtaaaaataaaatgccatAAAATCCTTAAAGTGGGCTATACTTTTGTTGCCATTATTTCTGGCTGCACTAACTTCAAAGCTACCACCACTAATGGTAGTTGTTGCGGTAgcagtaaaacaaaatattcatttaCTCGCATTTCGCCAAAGATAATCATATTTTTCTCCTGCTCCATAGCCATGGGACCGGGAAAATGCATtcaatttatatgaattttggCCAAGGTAAAATCAGCTGCAATGTTCTATGGGGGGCGGTGGAAATCTATTTTCCTTTGGCCTGGTGCTAGTGCAACGAGCTCAACAAAACGAAACGGATTCAATAAGCCCCAGTATTTATGAAAccaatttacaatagaaaatagaaaaatactttttcaccaGAATGTTGCATAAATTCCATTTTCTACCTTTATCACTCTCGTTCTCTTCTCCCCTTGTCCACCTGTGTGCCTGtgtatttcaaaaacaaaaacctagCAATAATTCCCTGCCGCAAGTTTCATATCTCAACGGTGTAGAGGAGAATCGAGCCTTGAAAGTCTTAACAAAGATTGTGTgtggaaatatttctttttaggCAGTTTGTTCCATTTTTCGCTCCTGTacccacacatacacactcaaaatatttagaatttccttTAAATTCTCTTCCCCTCCCTTATATGAATCAAATAGATTTTTGTGTTGAATCTAAAGGAAGAAAGAGCTCCAAATACCATTTACTTGAGGTTTACCAAAGAAGGTAATAAGCCATAATATGATGTTGCATAAAATCTAAAATGGTATTGCATATTTCAAGGCGGTATCTTTGAAAATATGGAAGTGCCTGTTTTTAGAAGGAAAAGGAAACGATTACCAAAAAGGTATTTATTGAAAAACGcataaaaatgttatcacaaTCATAAATGGATTTTCGCAGAAGAAGGACTAgccatcacggttgccacagttggtagaattctaccaaaaatggcagatttttttactgtttggtagattggtagtatTCTTGacgttttagtagattttgcaaactattcctATCCAACCAAGAAGTActtcctaaattttctatagaaataatactatgacaaaattttttatagaaataaaattttgacaaaattttccgtagaaataaaattttctatagaaataaaattttgacataattttctatagaaataaaattttgacaaaattttctatacaaataaaataacaataaaattttaacaaaattttctatagaaataaaattgtgacaaaattttctatagaaataaaatttaggcaaagttttctatagaaataaaattttgacaaaattttctatagaaataaaattttgacaaaattttctatagaaataaaattttgacaaaattttctaaagaaataaaattttgacataattttctatagaaataaaattgtgacaaaattttctatagaaataaaatttaggcaaagttttctatagaaataaaattttgacaaaattttctatagaaataaaattttgacaaaattttctatagaaataaaattttgacaaaattttctatacaaaaaaaaaattacaaaattttctatagaaataaaattttgacaaaattttctatagaaataaaattttaacaaaattgtctatagaaataaaaattaaacaaaattttccatagaaataaaattttgtcaaaattttctatccaaacaaaagtttgacagaattttctatagaaatcaaattgtgacaaaaatttttatagaaataaaatgttgacaaaaatttctatagaaataaaattttgacaaaattttctatagaaatacaattttgacaaaattttctatagaaataaaattttaacaaaattgtctatagaaataaaatttacacaaaattttccatagaaacaaaattttgacagaattttctatagaaatcaaattttgacaaaaatttttatagaaataaaattttaacaaaattgtctatagaaataacatttgaacaaaattttccatagaaataacattgtaacaaaattttccatagaaataaaattttgaaaaaattttctatagaaacaaaattttgacaaaattttctatagaaataaaattttgacaaaattttctatagaaataaaattttgacaaaagtttctatgaaataaattttgatcaaattttctaaagaaataaaattttgacaaatttttctagagaaataaaattttaacaacattttctagagaaataaaatcttaacaacattttctatagaaataaaatgttggtagattatttttggctcgagtggcaaccgtggtagcCATACGATTTTAGGAAAATGTTTATGCCAATATCGGTAAACTAACATAAATTGGATTGAATAATAATCGTAAATAATTTATTGTCCCAGATATATTAATTCCCAAAAACACGTTCTAAAATCCCCAATCGATTATTAGTACGTCAAtgacatttaatattttttaacgaaattatcGACAAACTATCATACCGAGATACAACTTCCGCCATAAAATCCTAAAAAGGAATACCTCGTTGTTCTGCTGTAACTATCGTACTGGTAAGATCGACAAtcctaagaaaataaaatccaaaattgtttacaaaatcacaatattttgtttccatttattCCTCTCATTCTATTGTCCAATCTACACTTCGCAATCATAAAACCATCTGGAGTGAAAAGTTCCACTCTAAATATCTTTCGAGATTGTGGTCCTGTTTTTGCTTTGCACCTCCTTTTAAATACTCTCAGCTCTTCTCCAAATATATTGTGCTCCCGTGCTCCATAAACATTTGGTCCCGTTCGATCCGGATTGCTGCGTTTATTTGGAGACTTGTGCTCTGAGAGAACTCCAGTTTCGCCACCACCAGTACCATCTCTACACACTTCAGCAGCAGCACAACATCAGGTTAGTTTACATTTCTTCTCCATTCGTAAATTCATTCCAAGTGGTAGTGCGGTAGTGATAATAAGCATAAAATAAACGCcagttaatattaattttattgcattacggaaaagaagaaaaaactacaaaaagccCTTAAAAGTTTGATAGCGATATTGTAATTGTACAAGACGTACATCTGATGCGCGGAATGAGACGATAAACTAACTAAATCGTGTAGATGTTGTGTATTGTTCTAGTGGAACGGAAAATGTCATATATTGTTTTGATCATCCAAGCGGTGTTATAAATGAAATAGAAAGTATCAATTCTGTGTTGGAGCTGATAACTGATTTTTTTGAGCTACACATACCGGTGAGTGGACTTAATTTGGATAGAATTACATATTCCATGCCCACGTGCAACACACTTACATGACTATTCCCCGATTTCGAGTTTATCGATGCGGCTGTTAAATCCAGAGCTCTGTTAGACGCGAAGAGAGCTCTGTTAGCTCATCGATTTATGTATGTTACTATGATATGGTGAACTCTTTTTCAGGTTTTTTGCATTGATGTGTATGTATGCATGAACGCTTGTTTTCAGGTACATTACTGAGAATGGCAACAAATTTGTAGTTGTCATTGCATGCTTTTTTATCATTTGTTTTTTGGGTTCTCTTTGGAGACTTACTTCTTGGTGTTATTCTTCATATCTATTTTTTTGTGtcttattcattcattcatactcaactgctctaagacaccattcAAATTCCACCCGGGAAAAATTGCCCGTGTAAGAGAGCTCTTGCTAGACATGTATCTTTATTTATGGTTCAGTCCATATTTTACTGTATAGTACCATACGTTCTCGGCCTATTTTGTTATGACCGGGTTCCATCTATAGTGAAAATAAATAAGTTTTCCCATGAATTTCATTTCGATGGATGAAGCGATCATCCATTTCTCTTCGAAACGGTCGCATATGCCAGGATTTACATGACACTTTTATATATTTGGACCTTCGGACCATTGAGTTTCGAGGAAATTTACTATGGTTTTAGAATTTAACCAACTTATGCGCAGTGTGCTTGGAGCCAAACGAAAGGGTTAAAACGGAATCTGCGATTTTTAATTCTCACCGATCTATTTCTTCGAGAGTAATGTTGATTCTCTACGACTCTCTAGCAGAACTTTTTTTTCATGCATTTTGCTAAACTCCACCCCTCCCTCTTCctattatccatatttcaataattGAGTCCTATTCGTAAACAATTCGTACAGTCCATGTTCTCtccgttttctattttttggttgGCTATCTGTCCTTTTTCGATTCAGAATCAACTCATGCATATCTCTGCTGGAACTTTATGAGATTGATGTGGGCGGTTGGGACCccatttttgtgtttgtttgttcCAACTGTCTCCCTAACTCGACTCTGACACTGTGGGAGCAAACATTGCCCGACAAAACGGTCATTCCTAAGTGGGAGAAAATGGACAATTTTCTTACCGACAGGCATCGAACACTCGAGTCCGTTTCCGAAGTTCGGAAAAGTATTGCCGGTAGTTCTACAGCTTCGAAGGCGACTACAAAGACAGACTACCGGTACGGAAACAAGTCCAATGGCACTCATGTCCACACTTTTCAGAATAAGGTTGAGCCCAACTGTCCATTGTGCCCGAAGGAGACTCATTTGCTACGGAAATGtcctcgttttttgaaaatgtctCCGTCTGAGAGGTTAGCGGAGATAAAAAAGGACAAATTATGCACCAACTGTTTTTCTAGAGTGCATTCCGTCAAGAACTGCAAAAGCAAGTATTCTTGttttaaatgcaataaaaaacacaatACGTTGTTGCATAGAGAAGAGTCGAAATTATCGGATTCTCCCTCGGGATCGAATTCAACTCCTTCACAAGTTCCGTCCTCATCCATACAGTCCACGAACATTTCGGGAGAGGGGgttgtacatacttgtttttctaccaGTTCTAGGGATGTGTTGCTAGGAACCGCGTTGGTAAACATAAGCTATAATGGGCTCATGATCTGTGCGAGGGCTCTTGTGGATTCTGGCTCACAAGGTACATTCATATCTGAGAAACTTTTTAACTCTATGAGACTTCCTTTTCGGAAGACATACGCTACTGTTTCTGGTTTGAACAATTCGGTTTCTGCATCCGTTCAGAAGGAATGCTCCTTCACATTGTCGCCTGCTGTTGATAATGGCATTGAGTTTTCTGCAACAGCTTTGGTTGTTCCACACTTGTCAGGtagcttgccgtcgaggacaatAGACTTATCGTCTCTTTCCGATATCCCGAATATCCCGCTAGCTGATCCAAGGTTTTATCAAAGTTCTAAGATAGACCTTTTACTTGGTGGAGATCTGCTCCCTTCCATTATGTTACCTGGTGTTCAACGTCAAATTTGTGGCTCCTTGATAGCACAGGAGACTATATTTGGATGGATCCTGACGGGTCCACTTCCTGCCAAACCCGTATGCTTCTTCTCTTCGGTCGTCACCTGTTTCAATGAGATCTCATTAGAAAAGGAGATTTCACGTTTTTGGGAGGTGGAAGAACTCCCACGGAAGAAATTTATGTCCCCTTCAGATCAGTTTTGTGAGGATTTGTTCCTTCGTACAACGAAACGAAGCGACAGCGGTAGGTATGTGGTATCTCTTCCGTTCAAAGACAACTTTCCTGAAGGGATTGGTATAGGTTTGTCTCGGAAGAACGCTATGGCTCAATTTTTTAGAAGTGAAGCTCGATTGCTTCGTACGCCACAATTCAAATTGGAATATGATGAAGTCCTTAATGGGTATGTCCAATTGGGTCATATGAGGAAAATCGATCCACCGAATACGATTAATCCTGAAAATGCCTATTACTTACCCCACCATGCCGTAATAAAACCCGAGAGTACAACCACTCGGGTAAGGGTTGTTTTTAATGCTTCGTCTCCTACGTCCAATGGCATAAGTCTGAATGACGTTTTACATATTGGTCCAGTTTTGCAGAATGACCTTATGATTCTTATTCTACGATGGAGATTCTTCCGTTTTGTATTTAATGGCGACATCACGAAGATGTACCGCCAAATCCGTGTGAATCCTCAACACACACCATTCCAACGTATCCTTTATCGGGAGAACCCTGATTCTCCTGTACAGGACTTTGAGCTGGAGACAGTGACGTTTGGTGTGAATTGCGCACCATATTTAGCCATTCGCACTCTTCTGCAATTGGCAGATGATGTGCAGTCAACCTTCCCCTTGGCCAGCGATATCTTACGTAACTCGATGTACGTTGATGATGCATTGGTGGGGGCCCATACGCTTTACGAGGCGAAACAGGCTATGGGTCAGTTGGTAAACGCCTTGGGCTCCGCAGGATTTACGATGAGGAAATGGACAGCTAACTCCAGGGAGCTGATAGCCAATATACCCTGCGAAGACTTACTCTGCGATGACTTCCTTCAGTTTCATGATCGGAGTTCGGCTAAGACGTTAGGCATTCGTTGGAATGCTATGTCTGActcgttttatttttctatgtcGCCTTTCTCCAGCTctcaaactttctccaaacgggAGATCCTCTctcaaatttccaaattattcGATCCAGCGGGTTGGCTATCCCCATGCGTTGTTGTTGCGAAGATAATCATGCAACAAATATGGATGGAGAAAACCGAATGGGATGATACCGTTTCCGATGAAATACTAACCAAATGGAAATCTTTTCAAGCCCATTATCCATCCATAAACTCCATTAAGATACCACGTTGGTTCCCCTATAGTCCGAACTGCAAGGTTCAGTTTCATGGGTTCTGCGACGCATCTGAAAAAGCGTATGCAGCTGTCCTTTACGTACGTGTCGAGGCAGATGATTATGTTTCTACGAGTTTGGTGTCATCAAAGACTAGAGTTGCACCCATTAAAACACTGTCTATTCCACGTTTGGAGCTATGTGGTGCGACATTATTGGCAGAAATGGTGGATAATCTTTTATCGAGGTTTAGTTTAGGAAACTACTCTATACGTTGTTGGACGGACTCTACAAtagttttggcatggtt
It includes:
- the LOC142231314 gene encoding uncharacterized protein LOC142231314, whose product is MLHKFHFLPLSLSFSSPLVHLCACVFQKQKPSNNSLPQVSYLNGVEENRALKVLTKIIFVLNLKEERAPNTIYLRFTKEGGIFENMEVPVFRRKRKRLPKRINSCISLLELYEIDVGGWDPIFVFVCSNCLPNSTLTLWEQTLPDKTVIPKWEKMDNFLTDRHRTLESVSEVRKSIAGSSTASKATTKTDYRYGNKSNGTHVHTFQNKVEPNCPLCPKETHLLRKCPRFLKMSPSEREESKLSDSPSGSNSTPSQVPSSSIQSTNISGEGVVHTCFSTSSRDVLLGTALVNISYNGLMICARALVDSGSQGTFISEKLFNSMRLPFRKTYATVSGLNNSVSASVQKECSFTLSPAVDNGIEFSATALVVPHLSGSLPSRTIDLSSLSDIPNIPLADPRFYQSSKIDLLLGGDLLPSIMLPGVQRQICGSLIAQETIFGWILTGPLPAKPVCFFSSVVTCFNEISLEKEISRFWEVEELPRKKFMSPSDQFCEDLFLRTTKRSDSGRYVVSLPFKDNFPEGIGIGLSRKNAMAQFFRSEARLLRTPQFKLEYDEVLNGYVQLGHMRKIDPPNTINPENAYYLPHHAVIKPESTTTRVRVVFNASSPTSNGISLNDVLHIGPVLQNDLMILILRWRFFRFVFNGDITKMYRQIRVNPQHTPFQRILYRENPDSPVQDFELETVTFGVNCAPYLAIRTLLQLADDVQSTFPLASDILRNSMYVDDALVGAHTLYEAKQAMGQLVNALGSAGFTMRKWTANSRELIANIPCEDLLCDDFLQFHDRSSAKTLGIRWNAMSDSFYFSMSPFSSSQTFSKREILSQISKLFDPAGWLSPCVVVAKIIMQQIWMEKTEWDDTVSDEILTKWKSFQAHYPSINSIKIPRWFPYSPNCKVQFHGFCDASEKAYAAVLYVRVEADDYVSTSLVSSKTRVAPIKTLSIPRLELCGATLLAEMVDNLLSRFSLGNYSIRCWTDSTIVLAWLAKPPCFWATFVANRISKIIEIVNPSEWAHVDSGSNPADLASRGVYPNEIIGNTLWWNGPSWLRKSPDDWPKSNNSTLEAIEIERKSISVHFNYFDEFDDVLNRFSSLPRALRVVAYMYRFYFRTHSNFRVSFHRTSAAVSSSEILMVQNRLISMSQKAFFPNEYMALSAKAPLSKSSPILNLNPFCDSEGILRVCGRLVSSTTLSYNEKHPIILPYKCRLSMLLVQFIHDISLHGGNQLVLRLVRTQFWIPRAKNLIKSVINKCKPCIIYKKRCQVQLMSALPPERVDISRPFVHTGLDFAGPFDIKNYTGRACLITKGYVCVFVCFSTKAIHLEATSDLSTPAFLAAFSRFISRQGCPLHIHSDNGTTFNISWHFIPPGAPHMGGLWEAGVKSFKAHFKKIAVNLKYTFEEFQTLLARIESCLNSRPLYPMSEDPSDLNALTPGHFLIGSPILAPIDPSIREAPMSLVNRWQRLKAIHQHFCIRWKDEYLKELHKRHKWQRPTENLKENMLVVIREENIPPNCWRLGRIVKVYPGRDSRVRVADVTTAKGLITRPITKLVILPIDST